The sequence caaaaaagaagcagactcattgatatagggaacaaactagtggttaccagtagggagaggggcaatataggggtatagggttaagaggtacaaactactatgtataaaataagttacaaggatatattgtacaacatggggaatgtagccatattttataataactataaatggaatattacctatatttcaatttttaaaaactgcaaaaaaaagaaaaagaaaatcaattggccatagaTGTATGTGCTTATttttggactctcaattctattccatcaATCTATAGGTCTATCCTTATTCTAGTACCACActatctttattactgtagctttgtagtaacttttgaaattgagaaatgtgagttctccaactttgctcttttttgagatttttttagctattctgggtccctttcattttcatatgaattttaggatcagagTGTCCATTCATGCAAAAATGACAATTGGAATTTttacagggattgcattgaatctgcagatcaaACTATTTCATATTAAGTCTCCCAGTCTGTGAATATGAAATATCCTTCcacttatttaggttttctttaattttgttccaCAATATTTTGTATCTTTCCAGTGTATAAGTCTTGTACTTCTATGGTTATTCCTTTATTTAaagtgctattgtaaatggaatagctgtcttaatttcatttttagattgctagtatacagaaatataaGTGATTTTTGCATATTTGTCTTGTATATCCTGTAACCtttctgaattcacttattagctctaatagtttttttgtggGTTCTTCAGGGGTTTctctatataagatcatgtcatctgtgaatagaggtacttttactccttcttttccaagctggatgctttttatttcattgtcttcCCTAATTGCCCCAACTAGAACCTCTAGTACaacgttgaatagaagtggtgaaagtgacattcttgcctcatttctgattttacaagGGAAAGATTTTATAGACTTTGactattaagtatgatgctaATGTTGTGTTTCTCTATGGTTCTTTCATAGATACTCTTTACCAAGTTACAGaaattcctttctattcctactttgttaagtatttttatcatgaagggtGTTGGACGTtgccaaatgttttttctgtatctattgagatgattatatgatttttttctttattctattaagATGATGTTTTATATTGATtgatattcatatgttgaaccaaccttgaattcctgggagaAATTCCATTAGGTCatgatatataattctttttatattctgctgGATTtggtctgctagtattttgttaaggatttctgcatctatattcataagggatattggtctgtagtttccttttgatgtttttctctggttttggtgttaGGATAATATCAGCCTCATAAAAAGTTGGGAACTCTTCCctcttcttctattttctggaagagtttgtgaagaattgttaagtcttctttaaatatttgacagaattcaccagtgaaatcctcctgggcttttctttgtgaaaAGTTTTTTGATTACTTAGCTAAATCTCTTTATTTATAGACCTACtcagatattctatttcttcttgagtagttttggtagtttgtgtcttatTAGGAATATATTTCATCTAGGActtcaaatttgttggcatacaattgtaCATAGTATTCTCataatcccttttatttctgtaaagttgGTAGCAATGTCtccactttcattttctttttttaaatatttacttatttatttatttggctgagccgggtcgtagttgcagcatgcaggatcttcgttgaggcatgcgggatctttcgtcgcagcacacaggatctttagttgcagcatgtgaactcttagttgcggcatgtgggatctagttccctgaccagggatcgaaccagggcctgctgcattgggagcgcagagccttAGCAACTGGACCAgaagggaagtccctccacttccattttctgattttagtaacttGAGTCTTCTTTTCTGGGTCAGTTTGTCAATTTCGATCTTCTTAAAGaaacaacttttggttttgttgattctctgtattgttttcctattctttatttcatttatttctgctgtaatcTTCACTATTTCCCTCCTGCTAGCTTTGGGTtgagtttgctcttctttctctactctTTAAAGTATAAGACTAGGTTATTGGTTTgagatcttccttcttttttagcaTATgtgtttacagctataaatttccttctaggTACTGCTTTCACTGTGTCATATCAGTTTTAGTatgttgtgcttttgttttcattttacttcaaagcattttctaatgtctcttgtgatttcttctttgacccactggttgttTGTGTGTGTTATTTCTACACATTCATAAATTTCCGAAACTTCCTTCTGTTACTGACTACTAATTTCATCCCATTGTGGTTGAAGAACATACCTTGTATATTTTCAATCCTTAtaaatttactgagattttttAATGATCTAATAGCTGGTtgaccctggagaatgttccatatgcacttgagaagaatgtatattctgtattctataaatgtctgttaggtctagttcgtttatagtgttgttcaggtCTTATATTTCCCTGCTGATCTCTTGTTCAGTTGTTCTATTCATTGTTGAAAGGCGGATATTGAAGTGTCCAACTATTACTATTGaattatttctcccttcagttctgccAGTtattgcttcatgtattttgagacTGTGGTTGGATGCATACAATCACAGGTTTCTGCATTTCTATTgcctattatatatttttatttaaatgtgagAAAGTTAgctatttgattccatttatacatagTCCAAAACAGGTAACAATAACCTAGGGCAGGGATTAGCAAGGTTTTCCTTGCAGCCAGATAGTAAATTTTGGGCTTTACGAGCTActtggtctctgttgcaactactcaactctgttgtCGTAGCAtaaaagcagtcatagacaataCATAGCTGTGTTCAAatactctctctccttcctttctcctgggACAACAGAAATGCGATAAAGTATGTTCTTTATAAACTGTGACAGCTCTCATAGACATgacaaaaagcatttttaagggttttttgATAGAGAATTAttgaaaacaaatcaataaaagcaCTTAACAGCCAGAATAAAGAAATAGGTGACTTCCACAGGGTATTTATTTAATACGGGCTTACTGAGTAATTGTGTGAGCAATGGAAATATTAACTTACTTAACTGCCTGAACTGTTCTTCTACTGACAGCATCTGCATATCTTTCCCTTCTAAAGAAAGGGTGCATATTTATATGTTCCTGAGCTCTCTCCTTATTCATCTGTATCACCCCTCACAACCATCACAGGGTCATGCATAAACAAGGAGTTGAAAAGTATGCTTTCAAATTAGGGCTCACAGTCAAATAGCTTGTGGGCCAGACATGTTTTGTTTGGCCATTACCATGTTTTTTAAactaatgtgaatgttgttaggCGGGGCATTCATTCTCCAGTTCACCATAGATCTTACTATTGAATACCACTtcactgttttctcttcctggacAGTGAAAGCATTTTAATTTGTGCCCCATAtgttaaatgaaaggaaaaaatattgcaAATTACTCTTATCTATATGCTACGACTTAATAACCTATAGTATTGAAGCCTCTTTCACCTATAATGTTTCACTgtgtactttaataaaaatgcCTTCTCTTAAAAATGTTCTATGTCCTGGGAACATTCTCACAATCCAACACAGAATGATATGCACAAGATTACACAgagtgtataaaataaatgtatttataggaaaagaacatgaagaaaTTCACCAAAATGTCAGGCTATTAATTATCTGGGTTGTGAGATTATGGATTatatttcatctttatattttgtattttcaagttttctgtaGTGCGCATGAATTACATTTATAAttgggaaaaattattttgcaaaaaaataaactttcacaAATCCAAGTTGACTGTCCTTCCTGCTCTTTAAATTTGGGATgaggaaaaacaatatttattgagtgccagcaTGGTCTCAGGCATGGGGCTAGATGCTTTACATTCAACCGTGAAAACCCTGGAAGGGGATATTAAAGGCCCCCATTTGTGAGATATAGAACAATTACCACAgctttattttctggaaaaatcATGAAATCTCTAGGACACAAGGATATAGAAATCTGGAGAAAAGTAGGGGGAGAGTAGAAgaccttaaaaataattaaaggcagtgaaagaagagaaagaaaataatggagGATAAGGGCAtaggaaataataatttattcatgcattcatcaaatatttagttTCAATCATTTCAAGATACTTTGCTGGAGACCATAGGTTATACGCAGATGGGTATGAAACAGATCAAAAGATAACATACATATGACAGTCCTTCTACATATTCAACATAATATCCTGCATCAACAGAGCATAATAAAATTGAGCTAACATGTTTGCCAACAACTATAATGAGGCAGGGAAATAAGAGTCATGTGAGAGGTACAGAGTAAGTACAAAGTGAgttgagaggaaggaggaattgcTTCTGGCTGGAGGGATGAAGGGGACGTAGGTGCTCATATCAGGCAAAGGAGTCTCACCTCTCCCCAGAGTGCCAGCCCTGTACTTAAAATTGTTTACTcaggacttccctagcggtccagtggttccaatgcaggggacctgggttcaatctctggttggggaactaaaatcccacaagctgtgcggtccagccagaagaaaaaaaagaaaaagatagatattaaacaagtaaaacaaaaacataaaagtacagaaaaagtgaagaaaaaatgtGAGAGAGAAAATCAGATAGGGGCATTTAGGTTGGGTTTTCCAGAAAGACCTCTTTGAAGAAATAACATTCTGAGAACAGAAAGATGAAAGAGAGCTAGGAAGATTCGTGACTGTAGGGAAAGTTCCCAGCAAAGGCAACGGCCTGGGCAAAGAAACTGAGGGAGGAAAAGAGTTGGCAAATTAGAATTGAAAGAAAGCCTCTGTAACTGCATCAATGAAAAGAGGAGATGACTGGTGGGAATTGAAGATAGAGAAGCAACCAGGGCTTTGCAGTTTCTGTTACAAATTCTGAATTGTATTCTATATGCATTGAAGAAACAGCAATGAAAACACAGATGCTGTCCTTGCCCTCATGAGGCATACAGCCTAGTGAGGAATACAGACCACTGAACAAGTGATTTCAATCCATGTCATAAATGTGAGGCTAAGGGACCTAAAGAGTGCTGTGAAAGCACCGAGGAGGGACACCTAATTCAGTCTCCACTGGGACCACTGCAACTGAGAAGTTACGCAGCCTTCAGCGTCTACCTTCCAATCTAAAACCATCCATGACCCCCCAGAGGATAAATTCCAAACTCCTTGATCTCATGTCACTGTTTGGCCCTAACCTTTATCTTCTTGGTTTAAACTCCTACTACTACCTATcacaatgatttttaaactttttttttaaactcagcatACAGTAGGAAATACATTTCACTAGTACAGACACATAACCACATAAATCACTAAAACAAAAGTTTCAAGAAACAATTCAAGTAGGATTACTCTGatactttctattctttttttttttttcttaaaatgctttTTGTGATTTATTCATGACCCGCTAATGGGCCCTGGACTGCAGTCTGAAAATCAGTGACTGCTCCCTCCACGGCTACCTTCTCTACCCACCTCTGAACAAAGTCTGTTCTCTCACCCTTTACCCAAGCAGTCCTGGATGCCAGGAGTGCTCTACCTTTCCTTCTTCATTGTTCGTTCACCTAGCAATTTCCTTCTGACCTCTCAAGACCCAGTGCAAATGTTACTTCTTCAGAGGAACCTTTCCAGATACTGCCCTATCACCATGCTTCCATCCTTAGAGGTCCCAGGGAACAGTACTCCCTGAGTGACAGCACTTGTCATGTAGGGTTGTATTAtaatgactttcttttttaaacaagttAGTCGGCTCTGGACTAGGTTTCTGGACGTCAGGAACCTAGCTGTTTTATCTCAGGTCCCAAATAGGGTCCAATCTGAAGCAAAGATCAGTGGAtgttatgttgaataaatgaaagctgACCTCATCTTGTACTACCCTCCCCACACTGTCACCATCTGGCTATGCTCTGACAAACTAACTTTCTATCTAATCCTCAAACACACCAAAGTCTTCCCTCCCTCGGAGCCTCACTGTGCCACTCTTCCCCCAGCATTTCCCTGGAGGGCTGTTCCTACTCTAACTTCAGATCGATAGTCTACCCTCAGAGAGGCTGTCTGCCCAACCTCCCATCacatttcctttgtctttatgGCATTTATCACTCtctgaaattatcttgttttgtctgtttgtttactTATCTTTCTCGTCAgaacattagattttttttttttttggccagagccgcatggcatgtgggatcttaattccctgaccaggtatcgaaccctatgccccctacagtggaagcgcggagtctcaaccactgggcagccagggaagtcctagaacaTTAGATTTTTGAGGGACGTGGTGTCCCGAGTTTCCCCCAGGAAgttcagcacctagaacagtacaTAGCGAACAGTAGGCGCGCAACAAAACATCTGGGGAGGAATGATTGAGTGGGAGAGGAAGCGGACACGGACATAGAACTCTTAGGGACCTGTCTTGAAGCCGCTTTGAGGGTTCCCTGACTGAGAGAGAGGGGGTTGAGGCGCCCAGGTGCCACGTTTCAGGGCCTACCAGTAATAAGTGACTGTGCAGGCCCTGCAGACCCGCTCGGCCGGAGCTTCGCACACCTCACAGCAGAGCCGGCGCCCCTTGGGCACCGCAAGAGGGTAGATCACGTTCATGCTGCGGCAGACGGTGTTGTCGGTCTCTAGGACCGTTGCCTGGCGAGGACACACTGGGCGGCGCTGTCACGTGACCAACAAGGCGCAGCCTCATTCCAAGCTTTTCGAGGGCGGGTGGGTCGTGGCTCGACTGACACTTGGGAGTGTGTTtgtagggtttaaaaaaaaaccaaaaaaacaaaacaagccctTCACTACAAATCCAAAGGTTAAATGGCCGGGCACTCAAATTTTAGCGAGGTCCAAGCCTAGCAGGGTCTGTATGGTAGCCGGTAAGGGTCAAACACGTCCAGATCTTCACCCAGACTAGGAAACTAAACGAGGGGGTGTGACTCCTCCAGGTGCCTGCCCAGCCGAGAACTCCCGCCAGCTCAGTGTCAATTTCGCACGCTGTGGGGCGGAACCAGCACGCATTTCCAGACCTGCAGAAACCCGGCGCTGGCTTGCAGCGCATGGTAGCGAACCGCCCCCTCACTATTGCGGCTGCGCGTGGGCCAGGTACCGGGGCAGGGGGCGTGGCGCCGAAGACCCCGTAGCTTGCGCTGGCGCGGCGGGTTCCGGGACCGATGGCGGCAGTCGACCTGGTCGCCGAGTTCCCCCAGCCCGCCGGTGCCGCGCGCTGGGCCGAGGTGATGGCTCGGTTCGCTGCCGGCCTGGGCGCGCAGGGCCGACGGGTAGTGTTGGTCACGTCCGGCGGCACCAAGGTCCCCCTGGAAGCCCGGCCTGTGCGCTTCCTGGACAACTTCAGCAGCGGGCGGCGCGGTGCTACCTCGGCCGAAGCCTTCCTGGCCGCGGGCTACGGGGTCCTGTTTCTGTACCGTGCTCGCTCTGCCTTCCCCTTTGCCCACCGCTTCCCGCCCCAGACCTGGCTGTCGGCTCTGCGGCCCTCCGGCCGAGCGGCTTCGGGCTTGCTGAGCTTGGAGGCGGAGGAGAAGGCACTCCCGGGCTTCGCCGCGGCTCTGCGGAGCTACCAGGAGGCTGAGGCTGCCGGCACCTTCCTGGCCATAGAGTTCACCACTTTGGCAGACTATTTGCATCTGCTGCAGGCTGCAGCCCAGGCGCTCAATCCGCTAGGTGCGTGCCTTTAGGAGTCCATCGGATGCCGGGAGGCAGAGCCTTTCCCCCAAGACGCGCATCCCCTTACCCCCTCTTTACCCATGGCTCTCACAGCGGGGGAACCTGAGTTGAAAAGGAGCTGACTCCATACCCTTCTCCGATTTATTACACCCTGTGCTTCTTTTTGCAGGCTCTTCTGCGATGTTTTACCTGGCTGCGGCCGTGTCAGATTTCTATGTTCCTGTGTCCGAAATGCCTGAACACAAGATCCAGTCATCTGGGGGCCCACTGCAGGTGATGGGCGCTTCTCTTCCAGAGATCTGATTCCCTATAACCAATCTTGGGTTAATTTCCTTTTGATCTGGAGATGGCCTTTCTGCATTCCgtatgtgctaggcactagggATCAGAGATGACTAAGACACCGCTCTCCCTCAAGGACCTCACAATCTAGTGAGGTTGCTGGACACAGACATAATTACAGTACAGAGTGATAAATACTCTAGTAGAGGTACGTACAAAGTGAAGTCAGAGCATGGGGTGAGTGAATCTCGGGGAAAGtcaaggctttctggaggagatgGCTTGAACTGGGTTTTAAAAGATGAGCAGAGGGTGTACCAGACAAAGTAGGGAAGGTCACTCCAGACAGAGTAAACGATTGGAGTTTGGAAATGGGCAGTGTGTTGTGAACTGAAGTTGTTTGGTAAGGCTGGAGAGCCTGGAGAGTGGTGGGGATGGAGGGCAGACCGAAGAGACAGCTTCCTACGTAGAAGATTTTGTATTCCTTCCTAAGGAGCTTGAACTTTATCCTGTGGAGCCAAGGACAACCAAAGTAGGAGAATGAGATAAAGTTTTTGTTTGAGAAGAACATTCTGGCATCAGTATGAAAGGTGAATTAGAGAGAGTGGTTGGGGGGGGTGATTAGATGGTGGTTATTGTTGCAGTTTAAGGAAGAGGTGTGGGGAAGGTAGTGGTGTGGTTGAGATGCTGAGATGATCTGGCTACTTGGAACCTGAGGGAATTCTTAGTCATTTATTGGGTGATAAAAGTAGAATTTAAATAGGAGAAATTTAAATAGTAGAGTTTAAATAGGAGAAATTTAAATAGTAGAATTTAAATAGGAGAAACTACCTGTGGGGCACTTTCTGACTTTGTAGAgtagttcatttgttcatttcttcaacaaatatttattgagtacctactatatgccaggccctaTTATAGGACCTGGAGATAAAGCAGTGAAAAGAAACGTACTGTGCCCTTGTTTTGATTATATTCTGCAGAGGAGACAATAAGTAAGTCAAATGCATACTATGTTAGGTAGTGATAaatgctaaggagaaaaataaagcggGGAATGGGTATGTGATTCCTATCATACTTGCTAACTCTTTGAGGGGACATCCTGATGGTGAGCTTAGtgatttcatactttttaaattctGGGAGCTTTAGTTTATCCTATAATTCCTGTCATTCCTAGTTCTATCTTGAAAGTACACAAAACGACTCAACATTCCCCTTAGAAGGGATTGAGAATAATATAGTagtatttaatgaatgaaaatacaGTCACTTCTGTTTCCTCAATGCTAAGATGGTAcgtgacaattttattttattttttttacaagttacaatttttaaatggagtCAAATAGCCAGTCTAgcaatgcaagaaatattttaggCTGAGAGGTTTAAAACTCAACCTTATTTGAACTTCCGCCAAAGTAACATCTGCATAAACAGAttatttgcatttgtttatttgagggtttggtttcaaaaataaaagggaatgttTGAGAAGATGTAATGCTGTTCTTTAGAGTTCTATTAATGGCGATGAGGGTTGCAGAGCAGGGCTAATTCATAAGACATGGTTTGCCCCAGAATATGTATGAAGCTTTGAAATCAGGCATCCTTATGAACACTACAGAGTCAAGGCTTTTAAGTAAGCATTTAATATGCTTTAAAAAGTTTGAAGTGAGAAGTCCCACTTAAACTGACATAGCCAAGCATCTGAGTCTCTGCTTCTTTAGTTTCCCTTGAGATTGACCTGGTTGGTAGGTGGTAACCTTGTTTGCTTATTAAGTTTCTCTTTTTCCAATACAGATAACAATGAAGATGGTGCCAAAAATGCTTTCTCCTTTGGTTAAAGACTGGGCTCCCAAAGcatttataatttcctttaagTTGGAGACTGACCCCTTCATTGTAATTGATCGTGCACGGAATGCTTTGGAAATTTATCGACATCAAGTGGTGGTGGCTAACATCCTTGATTCACGACGGTCCTTTGTGGTTATTATAACCAAAGAGTCAGAAACCAAGTTATTGTTATCAGAGGAAGAAGTAGGAAAAGGTATAGAGATAGAAGAGAAGATAGTGGATGATCTTCAGTCTCGACATACCGCTTTTATACATGACAAAAACTGAAGTAAAAAGCCTTTATTTATAAGATCAAAGATTGTTCAGTGGACCAGGGCTCTTACAGATGGTGAGAACTAGAATAAATCCTTTGctttcataaagacagaaaatgaaggggaaaagcaGTGAGTGGTGTGCAGACGAATAGTGCTTGGTGTTTCTCTTTTAAAGGTCTTTTAATACTCAGAAAACATGAGAACAAAGGTAAAGCAGTTATGACCAAACCACCTGACACACTCACTTGAATGATATCTTGATTTTGAAAATGATTCAAGTTGTTTCtcaccttaagaaaaaaaaaacgtattGGGAATTATATTCCTCAAAATATACATGTGGGGCCTGAATATCAATCTTCTTCATACTGTAAAAGGGATTATGGATGCATGAATGGCCATGCTTTGAAGAGCAAATATTTGTTCATGCCTACTATGTGATAGGCCCTGAGGATTTTGAGGATTCAAAAGATGAATAAACATGTCTAGTTTGGGAAAtggatatataaaaaattaagtacaataaAGTGTGTGCCCCAAAGCCAACACAATGGAAAGGATgatgtttttgtggtttttttttttttttgaaatttactaAAGATGGGAGCAGGAGAGAAGGACACCTCCCCAAAGATAGATTATCTATAGAATGATGATTGTCCCACTACATTTACTCCTTGCTTCTTGTCCTAGACTCACTCCATATTTGAGTTAAGAATttacctttcaaatattttagaactGCTCTTGAGGGAAAGTTAACCCAGGCTTCTACCTGGGGCCATGCAGGGCCCAGCTGGTGGCCACTGCCCTGAAGGAGGCATTACAGGGTGGTAAAGAGTATGGGTTTTGGAGTCATCTTAGCCAGGTTAGACCCTTCCAGCTGTGCCACCAATTAGCATTGTAAGCTTAGATACCtgacttagtttcctcatctataaaatggtgataatttcTCTGCAAAATACCATCATTTGttaggattaaataaataaaatggtgaaGGTAAAGCAGGAGTCTGGCACTTGGCACGTAAttcacattaaataaatgtttgcaattGCTGTTTTTCTCACTTAGCAAAGCAGTGTTTCCAAAGCTCCCACTGTCCTGGGCTTTGAGTTGGGAGTGCAAAAGAAGTGCAGTCCTGAGAAATACCCTAAATGACCCATAGGATGGTCCGGAGTGCAATGTGAAAAACTACCATTAAGAACTAGGTAGAAGCAAGTACTCTACCTCACATAAATGAGTTAAAATGCAGTTCATGGAGTGAGTTGGGAAGGGTAGCCCGAAGTGTGTCTGGTAACAGAAGTACAATAAACTTTAAttga comes from Delphinus delphis chromosome 1, mDelDel1.2, whole genome shotgun sequence and encodes:
- the PPCS gene encoding phosphopantothenate--cysteine ligase isoform X1; the protein is MAAVDLVAEFPQPAGAARWAEVMARFAAGLGAQGRRVVLVTSGGTKVPLEARPVRFLDNFSSGRRGATSAEAFLAAGYGVLFLYRARSAFPFAHRFPPQTWLSALRPSGRAASGLLSLEAEEKALPGFAAALRSYQEAEAAGTFLAIEFTTLADYLHLLQAAAQALNPLGSSAMFYLAAAVSDFYVPVSEMPEHKIQSSGGPLQITMKMVPKMLSPLVKDWAPKAFIISFKLETDPFIVIDRARNALEIYRHQVVVANILDSRRSFVVIITKESETKLLLSEEEVGKGIEIEEKIVDDLQSRHTAFIHDKN
- the PPCS gene encoding phosphopantothenate--cysteine ligase isoform X2: MKMVPKMLSPLVKDWAPKAFIISFKLETDPFIVIDRARNALEIYRHQVVVANILDSRRSFVVIITKESETKLLLSEEEVGKGIEIEEKIVDDLQSRHTAFIHDKN